One genomic region from Salvia hispanica cultivar TCC Black 2014 chromosome 2, UniMelb_Shisp_WGS_1.0, whole genome shotgun sequence encodes:
- the LOC125203155 gene encoding uncharacterized protein LOC125203155, whose translation MSIIPLAKNLQLELSEASSDLRYATAKSVRKPDHRILKSLLEKRSHMDSAYKTVIINLLTSDEEASPGEVRTEAVDQGIEQMERPRQAKKGGQLCRIRGQNDEHGTESDEGIEQRERHLQAKKSGVNGRVISRNDGDALRKMKAEPDVGIELIEGPSHVKKSGFKSRMVDGNDKAGPSKVMERPSEVMNRKRKCRTVDKHYKDYSTGEETESDEIDSDETESDEIASDDSESDDVVEIAEWPLQVKNRKGKSVVKDQHGGHRGSAQATKKNKVPLPKSGLQLARSPCDRAAGVTPAKNSEGKSHAKGKGVMKQLRKADAKKLRVPEDHEKMHNRDSWIRRRRKLARADSHTKAAYAGVKEEEPDRHVETRPPQKGIHKQVKKVKCPKCSRVYCSGVGDREEGEGSSKSVPDVVILDSKKVLNNEIRSPFVSENAVHRSMCDAEFDFNEDPNEKQKDNDFKKELLEVLSKPFDRAELKRAREAYKSGLYACYHPDVQKRLTRYRYKRENCLTILRGFLFWLENVSREGVFRPWKHRRYIELELPSD comes from the exons ATGTCGATTATTCCCCTTGCCAAGAATCTACAGTTGGAACTCAGCGAGGCTAGTTCCGACTTAAGGTATGCTACTGCTAAATCTGTGAGAAAGCCCGATCACCGGATTTTGAAAAGTCTCTTGGAGAAAAGGAGCCATATGGATTCGGCCTACAAGACCGTTATCATAAACCTTCTAACCTCGGACGAGGAGGCTAGTCCAGGCGAGGTGAGAACTGAAGCAGTTGATCAAGGCATTGAGCAGATGGAGAGGCCCAGGCAAGCTAAGAAAGGTGGGCAACTTTGCAGAATCAGAGGCCAAAATGATGAGCATGGAACTGAATCAGATGAAGGCATTGAGCAGAGGGAGAGGCACTTGCAAGCTAAGAAAAGTGGGGTTAATGGTAGAGTCATCTCCCGAAATGATGGGGATGCTTTGCGCAAGATGAAAGCTGAACCTGATGTAGGCATTGAGCTGATTGAGGGGCCCTCGCacgttaagaaaagtgggtttAAAAGCAGAATGGTAGACGGAAATGACAAGGCTGGTCCAAGCAAGGTGATGGAGAGGCCCTCGGAAGTTATGAATAGGAAACGAAAATGCAGAACCGTTGATAAACATTACAAGGATTATTCAACTGGGGAGGAAACTGAATCGGATGAAATTGATTCGGATGAAACTGAATCTGATGAAATTGCATCAGATGATTCTGAATCAGATGATGTCGTTGAGATCGCGGAGTGGCCCTTGCAAGTTAAGAACAGAAAAGGAAAATCCGTAGTCAAAGACCAGCATGGTGGGCATCGTGGTAGCGCTCAAGCCACTAAGAAAAATAAGGTACCATTACCTAAAAGTGGTTTGCAGCTGGCGCGGTCTCCATGTGACCGTGCTGCTGGAGTAACACCAGCCAAGAACTCAGAAGGGAAGTCACACGCTAAAGGCAAGGGTGTGATGAAACAACTGCGTAAGGCAGACGCGAAGAAGCTTAGGGTGCCTGAGGACCATGAGAAGATGCATAATCGAGACTCATGGATAAGAAGGAGGAGGAAACTCGCCCGAGCAGATTCACACACGAAGGCTGCCTATGCTGGTGTTAAGGAGGAGGAGCCTGACCGTCACGTGGAAACTCGTCCGCCTCAAAAAGGAATCCATAAACAAGTTAAAAAGGTCAAGTGTCCTAAATGCTCGCGCGTATATTGTAGTGGTGTAGGGGATCGGGAAGAAGGAGAAGGTAGCAGTAAGAGTGTTCCAGACGTGGTCATCCTAGACAGTAAGAAGGTTCTTAACAATGAAATCCGGAGCCCTTTTGTTTCTGAAAACGCAGTTCACAGAAGT ATGTGCGATGCTGAGTTTGACTTCAATGAAGACCctaatgaaaaacaaaaagataacGATTTCAAGAAGGAGCTCTTAGAAGTTCTCAGTAAACCATTTGACAGAGCAGAACTCAAAAGGGCCCGGGAAGCTTACAAGTCTGGATTATATGCCTGTTACCATCCCG ATGTGCAAAAAAGACTCACGAGATACAGATATAAACGGGAGAATTGCTTAACCATCCTTCGTGGATTCTTGTTTTGGCTTGAG AATGTGAGCCGTGAAGGAGTGTTTCGGCCATGGAAACACAGGCGCTACATCGAGCTGGAGCTACCTTCTGACTAA
- the LOC125203157 gene encoding NAD(P)H-quinone oxidoreductase subunit M, chloroplastic-like, which translates to MAAASSAYAGFSMLPWRNSSQKLKKITTFSVSAQQAEVEQETTKVETETKKQPGMTKPRPVEPQLNVESKNMGKEYGGQWLSSTTRHVRIFAAYIDPETCAFDQTQMDKLTLILDPTDEFVWTDDTCTKVYSYFQELIDHYEGAPLTEYTLRLIGSDVEHYIRKLLYQGEIKYNMDARVLNFSMGKPRVGFSYDGQVPDTY; encoded by the exons ATGGCTGCTGCCTCCTCAGCCTACGCCGGCTTCTCCATGCTCCCATGGAGAAACAGCAGCCAGAAACTGAAAAAGATCACCACTTTCTCAGTCTCAGCCCAGCAAGCAGAAGTCGAACAAGAGACAACAAAAGTAGAAACAGAGACGAAGAAGCAGCCGGGCATGACCAAGCCACGGCCAGTGGAGCCGCAGCTGAACGTGGAGAGCAAAAACATGGGGAAGGAATACGGAGGGCAGTGGCTTAGCAGCACCACCAGGCACGTCAGGATCTTCGCAGCCTACATCGATCCAGAGACGTGCGCATTCGACCAGACGCAGATGGATAAGCTCACCCTCATCCTTGACCCCACCGATGAGTTCGTGTGGACAGACGACACCTGCACCAAAGTCTACTCCTACTTCCAAGAGCTCATTGACCATTACGAG GGAGCTCCGTTGACAGAATACACGCTGCGTCTGATCGGTTCAGACGTAGAACACTACATAAGGAAGCTGCTGTACCAGGGAGAGATCAAATACAACATGGATGCAAGAGTGCTGAATTTCAGCATGGGGAAACCGCGCGTCGGATTCAGCTACGACGGCCAAGTTCCCGATACCTACTGA
- the LOC125206580 gene encoding uncharacterized protein DDB_G0284459-like: MDLPPPPPPPPPAFSRHHHLRYENVLHPPDFLPPPQTPSLNTPLPPPPPPPPPPLQIHHMSPTLHPPRFAFSPPRYPIIERSLRYEFDPLQKPYIHPTLPPPPPPPPPPPPPPPRDDVPLRVVRDYPERNLVFEHDNFSRGRIDDIRELPGNWDRDLGWGAPRAHSRVPETDRGIIDRYRDVIPESFELCRKRDDGRIWDSGLRDWGSELDRRREYDERGWDSGMNDRYRDLYRERDYDERRWKDTGMNERNRDLYRERDYDERRWEDTVMNDRGRDLYRERDYDERRWEDTVMNDRGRDLYRERDYDERRWKDAGLNDRSSDLYRERDYDERGWKDTGMNDRSRDLYRERDYDERGWKDTGMNDRSRDLYRERDYDERRWKDTVMNDRGRDLYGGGDYDERRWKDTGMNDRGHDLYRERDYNERSLGYWYE; encoded by the coding sequence ATGGATCTCccgcctccgcctccaccgccgccgcctgcCTTCAgccgccaccaccacctcaGGTATGAGAACGTCCTCCACCCTCCTGATTTCCTCCCCCCACCACAAACCCCTTCGTTGAATACTCCTCTTCCAccaccgcctcctcctcctccgcctcccCTACAAATTCATCACATGTCTCCAACCCTCCATCCTCCGCGATTTGCTTTCTCTCCGCCGCGATATCCAATTATTGAGCGATCCCTCCGTTACGAATTCGATCCGCTACAAAAACCCTATATCCACCCCACCcttcctccgcctccgcctccgcctccacctccaccgccaccgcctccGAGAGATGACGTACCCTTGCGAGTTGTTCGTGATTATCCCGAGAGGAATCTTGTCTTTGAACATGACAATTTTTCTCGGGGTCGTATTGATGATATACGTGAATTGCCTGGGAATTGGGATCGAGATTTAGGTTGGGGTGCTCCGAGAGCTCATAGCAGGGTTCCGGAGACTGATAGAGGGATTATTGATAGATATCGTGATGTAATTCCTGAGAGTTTTGAGCTGTGTAGAAAGAGGGATGATGGCAGGATATGGGATAGTGGACTTCGTGATTGGGGTTCTGAATTGGACAGGAGGAGGGAATATGATGAAAGGGGATGGGATAGTGGTATGAATGATCGATATCGTGACTTGTACAGGGAGCGTGATTATGATGAGAGGAGATGGAAGGATACTGGTATGAATGAGCGAAATCGTGACTTGTACAGGGAGCGTGATTATGATGAGAGGAGATGGGAGGATACTGTTATGAATGATCGGGGTCGTGACTTGTACAGGGAGCGTGATTATGATGAGAGGAGATGGGAGGATACTGTTATGAATGATCGGGGTCGTGACTTGTACAGGGAGCGTGATTATGATGAGAGGAGATGGAAGGATGCTGGTTTGAATGATCGGAGTAGTGACTTGTACAGGGAGCGTGATTATGATGAGAGGGGATGGAAGGATACTGGTATGAATGATCGGAGTCGTGACTTGTACAGGGAGCGTGATTATGATGAGAGGGGATGGAAGGATACTGGTATGAATGATCGGAGTCGTGACTTGTACAGGGAGCGTGATTATGATGAGAGGAGATGGAAGGATACTGTTATGAATGATCGGGGTCGTGACTTGTACGGGGGAGGTGATTATGATGAGAGGAGATGGAAGGATACTGGTATGAATGATCGGGGTCATGACTTGTACAGGGAGCGTGATTATAATGAGAGGAGTTTGGGATACTGGTATGAATGA